The proteins below come from a single Micromonospora citrea genomic window:
- a CDS encoding S26 family signal peptidase, which translates to MPEPTLLIAVGAVVTLGAAVLVARALLQVVGVNGDSMTPTYQEGDQLLVLRRGFRHRLRVGAVVVCLPPPGIRITAGDADAATQLMVKRVAALPAGEVYVLGDAPRHSLDSRAFGALPAELVRGVVIRRLRAASRHPGRQPGLASSPGGHDVAPRGQAG; encoded by the coding sequence GTGCCTGAACCCACTCTGCTGATCGCCGTCGGCGCCGTCGTGACACTCGGGGCCGCCGTGCTGGTCGCCCGCGCCCTGCTCCAGGTGGTCGGGGTCAACGGCGACAGCATGACCCCGACGTACCAGGAGGGCGACCAGCTCCTCGTGCTCCGGCGAGGGTTCCGGCACCGGCTGCGGGTCGGCGCCGTCGTCGTCTGCCTGCCGCCGCCCGGCATCAGGATCACCGCCGGCGACGCCGACGCCGCCACCCAGTTGATGGTCAAGCGGGTGGCCGCGCTGCCGGCGGGTGAGGTCTACGTCCTCGGGGACGCGCCCCGGCACAGCCTCGACTCGCGGGCCTTCGGCGCGCTCCCGGCGGAGCTGGTCCGCGGTGTCGTCATCCGCCGGCTGCGGGCCGCCTCGCGGCATCCGGGCCGGCAGCCCGGCCTGGCGTCATCGCCCGGCGGTCACGACGTCGCGCCCCGGGGACAGGCCGGGTAG
- a CDS encoding S24/S26 family peptidase, whose protein sequence is MTGWLRRRWRLVVVRGQSMAPTLHDGDRLLVRVGRAPVVGDLVVFRARDVVPEADLTWMVKRVHRVEPDGAVTVRGDNARSQDSRHFGAVPPEAILGVARGRR, encoded by the coding sequence GTGACCGGCTGGCTGCGCCGCCGCTGGCGCCTAGTGGTCGTCCGCGGGCAGAGCATGGCGCCGACGCTGCACGACGGCGACCGGCTCCTCGTCCGCGTCGGGCGGGCGCCGGTCGTCGGCGACCTCGTCGTCTTCCGGGCCCGCGACGTCGTCCCGGAGGCGGACCTGACCTGGATGGTCAAGCGGGTGCACCGGGTCGAACCGGACGGCGCCGTGACGGTGCGCGGGGACAACGCCCGCAGCCAGGACTCGCGGCATTTCGGGGCGGTGCCACCCGAGGCGATCCTCGGGGTGGCCAGAGGGAGGCGATGA
- a CDS encoding MauE/DoxX family redox-associated membrane protein gives MYVEIGCRVLLGTVLLAAAVGKVSGRDAYREFTRSVRDMGLRPAGPLAAAVVAAEFAAVALLAVFPLGGFLVSGALLVAFTTAIVVNLRRGGGTCRCFGRTAAPLGWHHVWRNAFLVGCAVAGALAPAGPVRPGEAVLAGVAALAVGVLVVMLDELRYLFGAASRT, from the coding sequence ATGTACGTCGAGATCGGGTGCCGGGTGCTGCTCGGCACGGTCCTGCTGGCGGCGGCCGTCGGCAAGGTCTCCGGGCGCGACGCCTACCGCGAGTTCACGCGCTCGGTGCGCGACATGGGCCTGCGACCGGCCGGTCCGCTCGCCGCGGCGGTGGTCGCCGCCGAGTTCGCCGCCGTCGCACTGCTGGCGGTGTTCCCGCTGGGCGGGTTCCTGGTCTCGGGCGCCCTGCTGGTCGCCTTCACCACCGCCATCGTCGTGAACCTGCGGCGCGGCGGCGGCACCTGCCGCTGTTTCGGCCGCACCGCCGCGCCCCTGGGCTGGCACCACGTGTGGCGCAACGCGTTCCTCGTCGGCTGCGCCGTCGCCGGCGCGCTCGCACCGGCCGGGCCGGTACGCCCGGGCGAGGCGGTCCTGGCCGGCGTCGCCGCGCTGGCCGTCGGTGTGCTGGTCGTCATGCTGGACGAGCTGCGCTACCTGTTCGGCGCGGCCAGCCGCACGTGA
- a CDS encoding DeoR/GlpR family DNA-binding transcription regulator, producing the protein MNQHERWHRLLEMVAAEGQLDIESTARELGVSTATIRRDFDELATQQLVSRTRGGVVATSVSYDLPLRYKAVRQASEKQRIAAAAVAAIPPGATVGLNGGTTTTEVARALALRADPDGHLPPVTVVTNALNIANELIVRPHIRVVLTGGTARPQSYELVGRIAETMLASVALDVVVLGVDAIDHQHGASAHNDGEAAINHVMVTSAARTIVVADASKLGRRRFNRICPLGNIDTLITDKAADPEQVGLIEQAGVKVVQV; encoded by the coding sequence GTGAACCAGCACGAGCGGTGGCACCGGCTCCTGGAGATGGTGGCGGCCGAGGGGCAGCTCGACATCGAGTCCACCGCCCGCGAGCTGGGCGTGAGCACGGCGACCATCCGGCGTGACTTCGACGAGCTCGCCACGCAGCAGTTGGTGTCGCGCACCCGCGGCGGCGTGGTGGCCACCAGCGTCTCCTACGACCTGCCGCTGCGCTACAAGGCGGTGCGCCAGGCCTCGGAGAAGCAGCGGATCGCCGCGGCCGCGGTCGCGGCGATCCCGCCGGGGGCCACGGTGGGGCTCAACGGAGGCACCACGACGACCGAGGTGGCGCGGGCGCTGGCGCTGCGCGCCGACCCGGACGGGCATCTGCCGCCGGTCACGGTGGTGACCAACGCGCTGAACATCGCCAACGAACTCATCGTGCGTCCGCACATCCGGGTGGTGCTCACCGGAGGGACCGCCCGTCCGCAGTCCTACGAGCTGGTGGGCCGCATCGCCGAGACGATGCTGGCGTCCGTGGCGCTGGACGTGGTCGTGCTCGGGGTGGACGCGATCGACCACCAGCACGGCGCCAGCGCGCACAACGACGGCGAGGCGGCCATCAACCACGTCATGGTGACCAGCGCCGCGCGGACGATCGTGGTGGCGGACGCCTCGAAGCTGGGCCGCCGCAGGTTCAACCGGATCTGCCCGCTGGGCAACATCGACACCCTGATCACCGACAAGGCGGCGGACCCGGAGCAGGTCGGCCTCATCGAGCAGGCCGGGGTGAAGGTGGTGCAGGTCTGA
- a CDS encoding AfsR/SARP family transcriptional regulator: MRGYRIGILGRTELSVDGVVVSLAPLERALVASLAAHHGRIVSVDRLIDGLWPNDPPAGARNRVQAVVASVRRGATPELILTRSPGYQLNPVVVVDAAEFAADVQAAAAATDPRCTVELLDRALARWRDEAFVDVGARLVDFERDRLHELRENAVELRFEALLSLGLHQEVVPELTTLVRDRPLRERLRGHLMVALHRSGRQAEALAVYRAGARLLAEEHGIDPGPELRQLHREILGSERETSPRAWVRPHQLPGVTGDFVGRDKELGLLLSLLGRTPPAAGVAQVIVVTGLAGTGKTTLALRAAHESRHRFPAGCLYADLRGNTPDPARPGAVLGAFLRALGIAGEAIPVAAEERAALYRSVLADQTMLVMLDSAADAAQVRPLLPPGGSTALVTSTGALPGLPGTEVVPLDLLPVDDGVDLLAGLAGAERINREAGAAVDVVELCGRLPLALRIAGVRLAEREAMTVARLRERLRDERRRLDELSLDGLDVRSSFTVGFERLPPPAARLLAVLSRTSLRSFGMWDETSEPLLEQLCRAHLLTDDPSGRVRMHDLVRLVARERTEVPVEEVIAWYERLHAYAGRAGASLPCGALPVADAGPTIDAWEAVEWFEAERENLVAAVRDLLRLGAVDLAGRLACTMGNFATMRSQHLPEFVDCLRGVLDRHAELSAPTRMSLRLHLGTAYGWLNRHAEAVPLLRAAQRDSRGPWVAHRLAALQNYSLCCRHLGRLREADAALLVMVRLCAAHWPVGPVGGHVLLALGMRYGQYHLTSPFAEAACAAALRVFVDEGDLWGEALARETIGLLHRHAERWPPAVEQLRQAVAAARRLGDRMSVTTAEQALAATHLAAGNGESARRLLRRTVLAFHEMRHEWGEAISRRLLGKAHLEGGDADRAVVELEGSVAMLRDVGQPFPLANSLHLLARAQATLGRYDRAVVLGEEALGIFAHFDSPYADDLRESLPRWRSAADAQ, from the coding sequence GTGCGTGGCTATCGGATCGGCATCCTCGGGCGGACCGAGTTGAGCGTCGACGGGGTGGTGGTGTCGCTCGCCCCGTTGGAGCGGGCACTCGTCGCGAGCCTGGCGGCCCACCATGGACGCATCGTCTCCGTCGACCGCCTGATCGACGGGCTCTGGCCGAACGATCCGCCCGCGGGGGCGCGCAACCGGGTCCAGGCGGTCGTCGCCTCCGTCCGGCGCGGTGCGACGCCGGAGCTGATCCTCACCCGCTCGCCCGGCTACCAGTTGAACCCCGTCGTGGTCGTGGACGCGGCGGAGTTCGCCGCCGACGTGCAGGCCGCCGCAGCCGCCACCGACCCCCGCTGCACGGTCGAGCTGCTCGACCGGGCGCTCGCCCGATGGCGCGACGAGGCGTTCGTCGACGTCGGGGCGAGGCTCGTCGACTTCGAACGGGACCGGCTCCACGAGCTGCGCGAGAACGCGGTCGAGCTGCGCTTCGAGGCACTGCTCTCGCTCGGCCTGCATCAGGAGGTCGTGCCCGAGCTGACCACACTGGTGCGGGACCGGCCGCTGCGGGAGCGACTGCGCGGCCACCTCATGGTGGCCCTGCACCGCAGCGGCCGGCAGGCGGAGGCGCTCGCCGTGTACCGGGCCGGGGCCCGGCTGCTCGCCGAGGAGCACGGCATCGATCCGGGCCCCGAGCTGCGGCAACTGCACCGGGAGATCCTGGGCAGCGAGCGGGAGACGTCCCCGCGCGCGTGGGTGCGTCCCCATCAGCTGCCCGGGGTCACCGGTGACTTCGTCGGGCGCGACAAGGAGCTGGGGCTGCTGCTGTCGTTGCTGGGGCGTACCCCACCGGCCGCCGGCGTGGCCCAGGTGATCGTCGTGACCGGGCTGGCGGGAACGGGCAAGACCACGCTGGCGTTACGGGCGGCGCACGAGAGCCGCCACCGCTTCCCCGCGGGGTGCCTCTACGCCGACCTGCGCGGCAACACCCCGGACCCGGCCCGGCCCGGCGCGGTGCTCGGCGCGTTCCTCCGCGCCCTCGGGATAGCCGGCGAGGCCATTCCGGTCGCGGCCGAGGAACGCGCGGCGCTGTACCGCTCCGTGCTCGCCGACCAGACCATGTTGGTGATGCTGGACAGCGCGGCGGACGCGGCGCAGGTGCGCCCGCTGCTGCCGCCCGGCGGCAGCACCGCCCTGGTCACCAGCACGGGGGCGCTGCCCGGCCTGCCGGGCACCGAGGTCGTTCCGCTCGACTTGCTGCCGGTCGACGACGGCGTGGACCTGCTGGCCGGGCTCGCCGGCGCCGAGCGGATCAACCGGGAGGCCGGGGCCGCCGTCGACGTCGTGGAGCTGTGCGGTCGCCTGCCGCTCGCGTTGCGCATCGCCGGCGTGCGGCTGGCCGAGCGGGAGGCGATGACCGTGGCGCGGCTGCGCGAGCGGCTGCGCGACGAGCGACGCCGCCTCGACGAGCTGTCACTCGACGGGCTCGACGTGCGCAGCAGCTTCACCGTCGGGTTCGAGCGGTTGCCACCGCCCGCCGCGCGGTTGCTCGCGGTGCTCAGCCGTACGTCGCTGCGCAGCTTCGGCATGTGGGACGAGACCTCCGAGCCGCTGCTGGAACAGCTGTGCCGGGCCCACCTGCTGACCGACGATCCCAGCGGCCGGGTACGCATGCACGACCTGGTCAGGCTCGTCGCCCGGGAACGCACCGAGGTTCCCGTCGAGGAGGTGATCGCCTGGTACGAACGGCTGCACGCGTACGCCGGGCGGGCCGGGGCGTCGCTGCCCTGCGGGGCCCTGCCGGTGGCTGACGCGGGGCCCACGATCGACGCCTGGGAGGCGGTCGAATGGTTCGAGGCGGAGCGGGAGAACCTGGTCGCGGCGGTGCGGGACCTGCTGCGGCTCGGCGCGGTCGACCTGGCCGGACGCCTGGCCTGCACGATGGGCAACTTCGCGACGATGCGCAGTCAGCACCTGCCCGAGTTCGTCGACTGCCTGCGCGGCGTGCTCGACCGCCACGCCGAACTGTCGGCGCCGACCCGGATGTCGCTGCGGCTGCACCTGGGCACGGCGTACGGGTGGTTGAACCGGCACGCCGAGGCGGTTCCGCTGCTGCGCGCGGCACAGCGGGACAGCCGCGGGCCGTGGGTGGCGCACCGCCTCGCCGCGCTGCAGAACTACTCGCTGTGCTGCCGCCACCTCGGTCGGTTGCGGGAGGCGGACGCCGCGCTGCTGGTGATGGTGCGGCTGTGCGCCGCGCACTGGCCGGTCGGCCCCGTCGGCGGGCACGTGCTGTTGGCCCTCGGCATGCGGTACGGGCAGTACCACCTCACCTCCCCGTTCGCCGAGGCCGCCTGCGCCGCCGCCCTGCGGGTCTTCGTCGACGAGGGCGACCTGTGGGGCGAGGCGCTCGCGCGGGAGACCATCGGGCTGCTGCACCGGCACGCCGAGCGGTGGCCGCCGGCCGTGGAGCAGCTCCGGCAGGCGGTGGCCGCCGCGCGCCGGCTCGGCGACCGGATGAGCGTGACCACGGCCGAGCAGGCGCTGGCCGCGACGCACCTCGCGGCCGGGAACGGCGAGTCGGCCCGACGGCTGCTGCGGCGTACGGTGCTGGCGTTCCACGAGATGCGTCACGAGTGGGGCGAGGCGATCTCCCGGCGGCTGCTCGGCAAGGCGCACCTGGAGGGGGGCGACGCGGACCGGGCGGTGGTGGAGTTGGAGGGCTCGGTGGCGATGCTGCGCGACGTCGGGCAGCCGTTCCCGCTGGCGAACTCGCTGCACCTGCTGGCGCGGGCGCAGGCCACCCTCGGCAGGTACGACCGGGCGGTCGTGCTGGGCGAGGAGGCGCTGGGCATCTTCGCGCACTTCGACTCCCCGTACGCCGACGACCTGCGCGAATCGCTGCCGCGCTGGCGGAGCGCAGCCGACGCGCAGTAG
- a CDS encoding beta-galactosidase, protein MRRRQLLTVSVLSPFAAMLASGGPARAAAAAQTFGFSADGSNFLLDGRPFQIRSGEMHPARIPVQYWRHRIQMARAMGLNTIAIYVMWNHVEERPGVFDFTTDRRDIAGFVRLCQAEGMYVLLRPGPYVCAEWDLGGLPPYLLRNPNIRLRVRTAADPHYMAAVARYVNALAAQVRPLMVADGGPILMVQVENEYGSYGTDVTYLEELRRLWLDAGIAGPFYTEDGLGYVQANRTVVAGGAIALSGGDAAAIAAARRSFPAVPAMSGELYSGWLTHWGDGGFAGSNTDISSQLQGLMAGNLSFNIYMVHGGTNFGYSAGANAADNGSGYQPDITSYDYGAPITEQGRPARLYPTYREIIGTALGAPLPAVPAPIPTIVRTGGQAVLPAPYASLWDNLPAALPPAQTVNPQPMEMYGQNSGFILYRRVLPGYTGGRLEVRSVRDYATVFLDGVYQGGMSRSNLAPSYTGPLGVTVQDAPLPLKTSASGSPTLDILVEGMGRTNYGQALVDRKGILERVSLLDAGALTGTLTGWQTHLLPVDEAFVAGLRPVVGDSSRPGIFFKATVNLTQTGDTYLDMSRWTKGVVWVNGRNLGRYWKVGPQQRLYCPAPWLRVGANEIVVFDLHQVQAQPIPFEATLSGQAGATRHSVVNRASGKALDVPGWSRDTGVQLIQWSPNGGANQVWLMAGAAGGVTTMTSVHSQLLADVEGASTADGARVIQWTAHGGGNQQWRVVAVSTDFVKLVNVRSGRVLGVADRATTDGAAVVQQSDTGDPSQHWRLTPA, encoded by the coding sequence ATGCGACGGCGTCAACTCCTCACTGTGAGTGTGCTCAGCCCGTTCGCGGCGATGCTGGCGTCGGGCGGCCCCGCCCGCGCCGCCGCCGCGGCACAGACCTTCGGCTTCTCCGCCGACGGCAGCAACTTCCTGCTCGACGGCCGGCCCTTCCAGATCCGCAGCGGGGAGATGCACCCCGCCCGGATCCCCGTGCAGTACTGGCGGCACCGGATCCAGATGGCCAGGGCGATGGGCCTGAACACGATCGCCATCTACGTCATGTGGAACCACGTCGAGGAACGCCCCGGCGTCTTCGACTTCACCACCGACCGGCGCGACATCGCCGGCTTCGTCCGGCTGTGCCAGGCCGAGGGCATGTACGTGCTGCTGCGCCCCGGTCCGTACGTCTGCGCCGAGTGGGACCTCGGCGGTCTGCCGCCGTACCTGCTGCGCAACCCGAACATCAGGCTGCGGGTGCGCACCGCGGCCGACCCGCACTACATGGCGGCCGTCGCCCGCTACGTCAACGCGCTCGCCGCGCAGGTCAGGCCCCTCATGGTCGCCGACGGCGGGCCGATCCTGATGGTCCAGGTCGAGAACGAGTACGGGTCGTACGGCACCGACGTCACCTACCTGGAGGAGCTGCGGCGGCTCTGGCTCGACGCCGGAATCGCCGGTCCCTTCTACACGGAGGACGGCCTCGGCTACGTGCAGGCCAACCGCACCGTCGTCGCCGGCGGGGCGATCGCGCTCAGCGGGGGCGACGCCGCGGCGATCGCGGCGGCGCGCCGCTCCTTCCCGGCCGTGCCGGCCATGTCGGGCGAGCTCTACTCGGGCTGGCTGACCCACTGGGGCGACGGCGGCTTCGCCGGATCGAACACCGACATCTCCAGCCAGTTGCAGGGCCTGATGGCCGGCAACCTGTCGTTCAACATCTACATGGTCCACGGCGGCACGAACTTCGGGTACTCGGCGGGCGCGAACGCCGCCGACAACGGGTCCGGCTACCAGCCGGACATCACCAGCTACGACTACGGCGCGCCGATCACCGAACAGGGCCGACCGGCCCGCCTGTACCCCACCTACCGCGAGATCATCGGTACGGCGCTCGGCGCGCCGCTGCCGGCCGTGCCGGCACCGATCCCCACCATCGTGCGCACCGGCGGCCAGGCGGTGCTGCCGGCGCCGTACGCCTCGCTCTGGGACAACCTGCCCGCCGCGCTGCCGCCCGCGCAGACGGTGAACCCGCAGCCGATGGAGATGTACGGCCAGAACTCCGGCTTCATACTCTACCGCCGGGTGCTGCCGGGCTACACGGGCGGCAGGCTGGAGGTCAGGTCGGTGCGCGACTACGCGACCGTCTTCCTCGACGGCGTCTACCAGGGGGGCATGTCCCGCAGCAACCTCGCGCCGTCCTACACCGGCCCGCTGGGGGTGACCGTGCAGGACGCGCCGCTGCCGCTGAAGACCTCGGCGAGCGGCAGCCCCACCCTCGACATCCTGGTCGAGGGCATGGGCCGGACGAACTACGGCCAGGCCCTGGTCGACCGCAAGGGCATCCTGGAACGGGTGTCGTTGCTCGACGCGGGCGCCCTGACCGGCACCCTGACCGGGTGGCAGACCCACCTGCTCCCCGTCGACGAGGCGTTCGTGGCCGGGCTCAGGCCGGTCGTCGGCGACAGCTCGCGGCCGGGCATCTTCTTCAAGGCCACGGTCAACCTCACCCAGACCGGCGACACGTACCTCGACATGTCCCGCTGGACCAAGGGCGTGGTCTGGGTCAACGGGCGCAACCTGGGCCGCTACTGGAAGGTGGGGCCGCAGCAGCGGCTCTACTGCCCGGCGCCCTGGCTGCGGGTCGGGGCCAACGAGATCGTCGTCTTCGACCTGCACCAGGTGCAGGCGCAGCCGATCCCATTCGAGGCCACCCTGAGCGGGCAGGCGGGCGCCACCCGCCACAGCGTGGTCAACCGGGCCAGCGGCAAGGCCCTGGACGTGCCGGGCTGGTCCCGGGACACCGGCGTCCAGCTGATCCAGTGGAGCCCCAACGGCGGGGCCAACCAGGTGTGGCTGATGGCGGGCGCCGCGGGCGGCGTCACCACGATGACCAGCGTCCACTCGCAGCTGCTCGCCGACGTGGAGGGCGCCTCCACCGCCGACGGCGCCCGGGTCATCCAGTGGACCGCGCACGGCGGCGGCAACCAGCAGTGGCGGGTCGTCGCCGTCTCCACCGACTTCGTCAAGCTCGTCAACGTGCGCAGCGGCAGGGTCCTCGGCGTGGCGGACCGGGCGACCACCGACGGGGCGGCCGTCGTGCAGCAGAGCGACACCGGCGACCCGAGCCAGCACTGGCGGCTCACTCCGGCCTGA
- a CDS encoding ABC transporter ATP-binding protein, which produces MATLRAALRLGCADRKALAAMVALVVVGAAPPLGIAWFTKLLFDEVSRGGSANPSTATWYAVAIAVLGALAAIASRVSGYFTTALQNAITIAADVRLYQKLNSFLGLGPFEQPALRDRLALAQQAATQAPYVVVMFAVDVAQNVVTIGGFAVILASLWPPAGLLLLAVAVPEFLIQLRLSRRTARAVEDSAGLFRARFLFQAVLTDLRAAREVRLYHLGRFFHDRLTGAVRSAAHIELAAARHTTTVQACWALAGAAVTLTATVFAVNATVRGRLSLGDLTLLLAAFTAAHSGLAGIAAQLGEAGAAMRLFRHYVAVLDTPTDLTDGTLPAPPLRTAIRFEDVWFRYDEDGPWILRGVDLTITAGEAVGLVGLNGAGKSTLVKLLCRFYDPDRGRITWDGVDLRELRIETVRQRIGAVFQDFMCYDLTAAENVGIGRLPHTAAQVEEAATRAEIHDRLRALPHGYDTLLSRTFADQDGEPGVTLSGGQWQRVALARSLMRADADLLILDEPSSGLDADAETRVHASLTRIRHGRTGLLISHRLGTLRDARRIVVLGAGRVVESGTHDELMAADGEYARLFRLQADGYQLAAT; this is translated from the coding sequence GTGGCCACGCTGCGAGCCGCGCTGCGGCTGGGCTGCGCCGACCGGAAGGCGCTCGCCGCCATGGTGGCCCTCGTCGTCGTCGGCGCGGCGCCACCGCTCGGCATCGCGTGGTTCACGAAGCTGCTGTTCGACGAGGTCAGCAGGGGCGGCTCGGCCAACCCGTCGACCGCGACCTGGTATGCGGTGGCGATCGCCGTCCTGGGAGCCCTGGCGGCGATCGCCAGCCGCGTCTCCGGCTACTTCACCACCGCGCTGCAGAACGCCATCACGATCGCCGCCGACGTGCGGCTGTACCAGAAACTGAACAGCTTCCTCGGCCTGGGCCCCTTCGAGCAGCCGGCCCTGCGCGACCGGCTGGCGCTGGCCCAGCAGGCCGCCACCCAGGCGCCGTACGTGGTCGTCATGTTCGCGGTCGACGTGGCCCAGAACGTCGTCACCATCGGCGGCTTCGCCGTGATCCTGGCGTCCCTCTGGCCGCCGGCCGGTCTGCTCCTGCTCGCCGTGGCGGTGCCCGAGTTCCTCATCCAACTGCGGCTGTCCCGGCGGACCGCGCGGGCGGTGGAGGACAGCGCCGGCCTGTTCCGGGCCCGGTTCCTGTTCCAGGCCGTGCTGACCGACCTGCGCGCCGCCCGGGAGGTGCGCCTCTACCACCTCGGCCGGTTCTTCCACGACCGGCTCACCGGCGCGGTGCGCTCGGCCGCCCACATCGAGCTGGCCGCCGCGCGGCACACCACGACGGTGCAGGCGTGCTGGGCGTTGGCCGGCGCCGCGGTGACCCTCACCGCGACGGTGTTCGCGGTGAACGCCACGGTCCGTGGCCGGCTCAGCCTCGGCGACCTCACCCTCCTGCTGGCCGCGTTCACCGCGGCGCACAGCGGCCTGGCCGGCATCGCCGCCCAGCTCGGCGAGGCCGGCGCCGCCATGCGGCTGTTCCGCCACTACGTCGCCGTTCTCGACACTCCCACCGATCTGACCGACGGGACCCTGCCGGCGCCGCCGCTGCGCACCGCGATCAGGTTCGAGGACGTGTGGTTCCGCTACGACGAGGACGGCCCCTGGATCCTCCGGGGCGTCGACCTCACGATCACCGCCGGTGAGGCCGTCGGACTCGTCGGGCTCAACGGGGCCGGCAAGAGCACCCTCGTCAAGCTGCTCTGCCGGTTCTACGACCCCGACCGGGGCCGGATCACCTGGGACGGGGTGGACCTGCGCGAGCTGCGGATCGAGACGGTGCGCCAGCGGATCGGGGCGGTGTTCCAGGACTTCATGTGCTACGACCTCACCGCCGCCGAGAACGTCGGCATCGGCCGGCTGCCGCACACGGCCGCACAGGTCGAGGAGGCCGCCACGCGCGCCGAGATCCACGACCGCCTCCGCGCGCTGCCCCACGGCTACGACACGTTGCTCAGCCGTACCTTCGCCGACCAGGACGGCGAGCCCGGCGTGACGCTCTCCGGCGGGCAGTGGCAGCGGGTCGCGCTGGCCCGGTCCCTGATGCGCGCCGACGCCGACCTGCTCATCCTGGACGAGCCCAGCTCCGGGCTCGACGCCGACGCCGAGACCCGCGTGCACGCCTCGCTGACGCGGATCCGCCACGGCCGCACCGGGCTGCTGATCTCCCACCGGCTCGGCACCCTGCGCGACGCGCGCCGCATCGTCGTGCTGGGCGCCGGACGCGTCGTCGAGTCCGGTACGCACGACGAGCTGATGGCGGCCGACGGCGAGTACGCCCGGCTGTTCCGCCTCCAGGCCGACGGCTACCAGCTGGCGGCGACGTGA
- a CDS encoding MauE/DoxX family redox-associated membrane protein: MSYVSGFSQCLLALVFLASAAGKLRGRPAFRAFADSLRTMDLLPARMVVPVAGAVVAAEAVVPLLLAPLPGAALTTVGFALAAALLAAFTVAVAVVLRRGTQASCRCFGEAAAAPFGRHHLARNVVLTVVAGIGGYAASGDPGTTVGTAALSVPLGVVGALVVVRLDDLVALFSPAAPAAAVSPRGR, encoded by the coding sequence ATGTCGTACGTGTCGGGGTTCAGCCAGTGCCTGCTCGCGCTGGTCTTCCTGGCGTCGGCCGCCGGCAAGCTGCGCGGGCGGCCCGCGTTCCGGGCGTTCGCCGACTCGCTGCGGACCATGGACCTGCTGCCGGCGCGGATGGTCGTCCCGGTGGCGGGTGCGGTGGTCGCCGCCGAGGCGGTCGTGCCCCTGCTGCTGGCGCCGCTGCCCGGAGCGGCGCTGACCACTGTCGGGTTCGCGCTGGCGGCGGCCCTGCTGGCGGCGTTCACCGTGGCGGTCGCGGTGGTGCTCCGTCGTGGCACGCAGGCGTCGTGCCGGTGCTTCGGGGAGGCGGCCGCCGCCCCGTTCGGCCGACACCATCTCGCCCGCAACGTCGTGCTGACCGTGGTCGCCGGGATCGGCGGGTACGCCGCATCGGGGGATCCCGGGACGACGGTCGGGACCGCGGCGCTGTCCGTGCCGCTGGGCGTGGTGGGCGCGCTCGTCGTCGTGCGCCTCGACGACCTGGTCGCCCTGTTCTCGCCCGCCGCCCCGGCGGCGGCCGTGTCCCCTCGCGGCCGGTGA